A portion of the Clostridium gelidum genome contains these proteins:
- the wzy gene encoding O-antigen polysaccharide polymerase Wzy — protein sequence MVNSSKKHGEKYLFFISATIIIFLFILLYKALVNNKLIIGLEISVFLTFIIFYLYILYKNSNAFFIDIRLNFILGYLFYNLYTPIVYCFRQSEILDYGSSDKGWMFNSYDVEKSLFISILFLCGLLLALTFVENKKTKVNVDNKNSINNSSSKINFYLWLILFIISFSWYLYPYAKMGFQVMNYDRWNRYAFVFKKLTEQLGIINTAFDFLFNNYLILISIFMMFQNVIKNKNKLRRLLFIFIAIMYSVFILFIDLRRREVLIVILMCISYYFFQIIYTLDKEKVKNIIKKVTFSLLIILFFFISYQQYREYFKYGFTQGISSMVHMKEKQAGEYKESDIYSNEFGMVYLTNLSSAKYTPELFGGKSYAEALIKTIPFISKASYEWLEYDEDKEIIDVWLSTIYTKWFSNGGGLGYSPASEAFLNFHYLGCLIIGLTIGLLLNLLYKKLYNNKYIVIYSLLFSLAFMFSRTSFFGFTREFFWLIFYYVFYSSIIKLISYPYVKLQG from the coding sequence ATGGTTAATAGTTCAAAAAAGCATGGAGAGAAATATCTATTTTTTATAAGCGCAACAATAATAATTTTTTTATTTATACTTTTATATAAAGCATTGGTAAATAATAAGTTAATTATTGGGTTAGAAATCAGTGTATTTTTAACTTTTATTATATTTTATTTATATATTTTGTATAAAAACAGTAACGCATTTTTTATAGATATTAGATTAAACTTCATATTAGGATATCTTTTTTATAATCTTTATACTCCAATAGTTTATTGTTTTAGACAATCAGAAATTTTAGATTATGGAAGCAGTGATAAGGGATGGATGTTTAATTCTTATGATGTAGAAAAATCTTTATTTATATCTATTTTATTTTTATGTGGATTATTATTGGCTTTAACATTTGTTGAAAATAAGAAAACTAAAGTAAATGTTGATAATAAAAATTCAATTAATAACTCAAGTAGTAAAATAAATTTCTATTTATGGTTAATTCTTTTTATTATTTCTTTTTCATGGTATTTATATCCATATGCCAAAATGGGATTTCAAGTTATGAACTATGATAGATGGAATAGATATGCATTTGTATTTAAAAAATTAACAGAACAATTAGGTATTATAAATACAGCATTTGATTTTTTATTCAATAATTATTTGATTTTAATTTCTATATTTATGATGTTCCAAAATGTTATTAAGAACAAGAATAAATTGCGAAGATTACTGTTTATATTTATAGCTATAATGTACTCAGTATTTATTTTATTTATTGACCTTAGAAGGAGGGAAGTATTAATTGTTATATTAATGTGCATAAGTTACTACTTCTTTCAAATTATATATACTCTGGATAAGGAAAAGGTTAAAAATATAATAAAAAAAGTGACATTTTCTTTATTAATTATATTGTTTTTTTTTATATCATATCAACAGTATAGGGAGTATTTTAAATATGGATTTACCCAAGGAATATCCTCCATGGTTCATATGAAAGAAAAACAAGCAGGAGAATATAAAGAATCAGATATATATAGTAATGAATTTGGAATGGTATATCTAACTAATTTATCAAGTGCTAAATATACACCAGAATTATTTGGTGGGAAAAGTTATGCAGAAGCATTAATAAAAACAATACCATTTATATCTAAGGCTTCTTATGAATGGTTAGAATATGATGAGGATAAAGAAATAATTGATGTATGGTTAAGTACTATATATACTAAATGGTTTTCAAATGGTGGGGGACTTGGTTATTCACCAGCTAGTGAAGCTTTTTTAAACTTTCATTATTTAGGATGTCTAATTATAGGGCTTACTATAGGGCTATTACTCAATTTATTATATAAAAAATTATACAATAATAAGTACATTGTAATTTATAGTCTTTTATTTTCATTAGCATTTATGTTTAGTAGAACTAGTTTTTTTGGATTTACTCGTGAGTTTTTTTGGCTAATTTTTTATTATGTATTTTATAGTAGCATTATTAAACTTATTAGTTATCCTTATGTTAAACTTCAAGGTTAA
- a CDS encoding bi-domain-containing oxidoreductase has protein sequence MKQVLIKQGQSIVSQIPAPVVSDNGVLVKVLYSCISAGTEIIGVTESGESIMKKAMKQPEKVKKALNMLKTQGLDSVIGKIKEMDSPKVIGYSASGIVIGLGKNVLDLKIGEKVACAGAGFANHAEFIDVPRSLVMRVPESLTMDLASTVTSGGIAMQGVRRADLRLGEIVAVIGMGILGQLSAQMLKASGCKVIGIDIDERRLNIAKETSCDYVINSSTDDVIKEVEKITESYGVDATIITASANSNEVLSESFNICRRKGKVVLVGVVGNEYKRDDMYKKELDFVISTSYGPGRYDPSYEEKCIDYPYAYVRWTENRNMEAYLRLVADNKIDLKLLIEKIYEIDRVSEAYEDLRNSLNKPLIVLLKYNEEQQEVKRTIRIEGEHFKKNGKINLAIIGAGGFAKSMHLPNLKKLNDIYNIYAIMSRTGTNAKAIADQYGAKYATTDYNEILNDPKVDMVLICTRHNLHGDMSIEAMKKGKAVFVEKPMALNKEEMEKVLKTIEETKVPYMVGFNRRFSKYAREVKKYIKDRINPMIINYQMNVGCIPLDHWVHTEEGGGRIIGECCHIFDLFNYFTESKVVSISVDSINPRGKNISQRDNMVVIIKYEDGSLCTLTYTSIGNKSYPKEFCQIYCDGKIITIDDYKRINGYGVKPSNLQHKSSEKGQFEELKEFAKAMKSEGRYNIPLWQLQQASEISYLVDREVMK, from the coding sequence TTGAAACAGGTATTAATAAAACAAGGACAATCAATAGTGTCACAAATACCAGCACCAGTGGTTTCAGATAATGGTGTTTTGGTTAAAGTATTATATTCTTGTATAAGTGCAGGAACAGAAATCATAGGAGTCACAGAATCAGGAGAGTCTATTATGAAAAAAGCAATGAAGCAACCTGAAAAAGTAAAAAAGGCATTAAACATGTTAAAAACTCAAGGACTTGACTCTGTTATTGGCAAGATAAAGGAAATGGATTCACCCAAGGTTATAGGTTATAGTGCATCAGGTATAGTCATAGGACTTGGCAAAAATGTACTTGATTTAAAAATAGGGGAGAAAGTTGCTTGCGCAGGTGCTGGATTTGCTAACCATGCAGAATTTATAGATGTTCCACGAAGTCTTGTTATGAGAGTTCCAGAAAGTTTAACGATGGATTTAGCATCAACAGTAACCAGTGGAGGAATAGCAATGCAAGGAGTAAGAAGGGCAGATTTAAGGCTTGGCGAAATAGTGGCTGTAATTGGTATGGGAATATTAGGTCAGCTTTCAGCTCAGATGTTGAAGGCTTCAGGATGCAAGGTTATAGGTATTGATATAGATGAAAGAAGATTAAATATTGCAAAAGAAACTTCTTGTGATTATGTAATTAATTCATCTACAGATGATGTGATAAAAGAAGTAGAAAAAATTACAGAAAGTTATGGAGTAGATGCTACAATAATTACTGCATCAGCTAATTCAAATGAAGTTTTATCAGAATCTTTCAATATATGTAGAAGAAAGGGAAAGGTTGTTCTTGTAGGTGTAGTGGGAAATGAATATAAAAGAGATGACATGTATAAGAAGGAACTTGATTTTGTGATCTCAACATCATATGGACCAGGAAGATATGATCCGTCTTATGAGGAAAAATGCATTGATTATCCATATGCTTATGTTAGATGGACAGAAAATAGGAATATGGAAGCATACTTAAGGCTTGTAGCAGATAATAAAATAGACTTAAAATTATTAATTGAAAAAATATATGAAATTGATAGGGTTTCAGAGGCATATGAAGATTTAAGAAATTCACTAAACAAGCCTCTTATAGTGTTGTTAAAATACAATGAAGAACAGCAAGAAGTAAAAAGGACAATTCGTATAGAAGGTGAGCATTTTAAGAAAAATGGAAAAATTAATCTGGCAATAATAGGTGCAGGTGGTTTTGCTAAAAGTATGCATTTGCCAAACCTTAAAAAATTAAATGATATTTATAATATATATGCCATAATGAGCAGAACAGGAACCAATGCGAAAGCTATAGCAGATCAATATGGCGCTAAATATGCAACTACCGATTATAATGAAATATTAAATGATCCTAAAGTTGATATGGTTTTGATTTGCACAAGGCATAATCTTCATGGAGATATGTCAATTGAAGCTATGAAAAAAGGAAAAGCAGTATTTGTTGAAAAGCCAATGGCATTGAATAAAGAAGAAATGGAGAAAGTTTTGAAAACAATAGAAGAGACAAAAGTACCTTATATGGTTGGTTTTAATAGAAGGTTTTCAAAATATGCACGTGAAGTTAAAAAGTATATTAAGGACAGGATTAATCCAATGATAATAAATTATCAAATGAATGTAGGCTGTATTCCTCTTGACCACTGGGTACATACAGAGGAAGGTGGGGGAAGAATTATAGGAGAATGCTGCCATATATTTGATTTATTTAATTATTTTACAGAATCCAAGGTAGTAAGCATCTCAGTGGACAGCATAAATCCAAGGGGTAAGAATATTTCTCAAAGAGACAATATGGTTGTAATAATAAAGTATGAAGATGGCTCACTATGTACATTAACTTATACATCAATTGGAAATAAGAGCTATCCAAAAGAATTTTGTCAAATCTACTGTGATGGTAAAATAATAACTATTGATGACTACAAAAGAATTAATGGTTATGGAGTAAAACCATCAAATCTTCAACATAAATCTTCAGAAAAAGGACAGTTTGAAGAACTTAAAGAATTTGCCAAAGCTATGAAGAGTGAAGGGAGATACAATATACCACTATGGCAATTGCAGCAAGCAAGTGAAATAAGTTATTTAGTGGACAGGGAGGTAATGAAGTAG
- a CDS encoding glycosyltransferase family 4 protein — MKVNIIGPFPPPYGGISVHVKRMMLFLINNNVEVTIYNESKDCNKSCKNIQQIGKYKKFIFKVPFLKCDIIHFHTINRNIRILMGFFKIFNKKLVLTIHGESLHDQLQQSNWIYRRLLLFSIKKINKIVCVNSNTINELIDLGVKSKNLSYIPAFISPIESDQDFNNIPQKVWDFIEDSKFLISANGWVRFYDNEDLYGIDMLIELIKKLKDRGYNVSLLIGLLGTELENHEEKSYYKELKNKISEYNIQNYIMIFEVKDTEFYPLLQKSKLFLRPTNTDGDSVSIREALYYKIPTIASDVVKRPEGTILFKTRDADDLYKKVTNVIENNFYYKQKINNIKIEDNAKKLLRVYKELVKG; from the coding sequence ATGAAGGTTAATATAATTGGTCCTTTTCCTCCTCCTTATGGTGGAATTTCAGTTCATGTTAAACGAATGATGCTTTTTTTAATTAATAATAATGTAGAAGTTACTATTTATAATGAATCAAAAGATTGTAATAAGAGTTGTAAAAATATACAACAGATAGGAAAATACAAAAAATTTATTTTTAAAGTACCTTTCTTAAAATGTGATATTATACATTTTCATACTATAAATAGAAATATCAGAATCTTGATGGGCTTTTTTAAAATATTTAATAAGAAACTTGTTTTAACAATCCATGGTGAAAGTTTGCATGATCAACTGCAACAATCAAATTGGATATATAGAAGATTATTATTATTTAGTATAAAAAAAATTAATAAGATTGTTTGTGTAAATTCAAATACAATAAATGAATTGATAGATTTGGGAGTTAAAAGTAAAAACCTAAGTTATATCCCAGCATTTATAAGTCCAATAGAAAGTGATCAGGATTTTAATAATATTCCTCAAAAAGTATGGGATTTTATAGAAGACTCAAAATTCTTAATAAGTGCAAATGGATGGGTAAGATTTTATGATAATGAGGATTTATATGGAATCGATATGCTTATTGAGCTTATTAAAAAATTAAAAGATAGAGGATATAATGTAAGTTTATTAATAGGATTGTTAGGGACTGAACTTGAAAACCATGAGGAAAAATCATATTATAAAGAGTTAAAAAACAAAATAAGTGAATATAACATTCAAAATTATATAATGATTTTTGAAGTAAAGGATACAGAATTTTATCCTTTACTTCAAAAAAGTAAATTGTTTTTACGACCAACCAATACTGATGGTGATTCAGTATCTATACGAGAAGCTTTATATTATAAAATTCCTACAATAGCAAGTGATGTTGTGAAAAGACCTGAAGGAACAATTTTATTTAAAACAAGAGATGCTGATGATTTATATAAAAAGGTAACTAATGTGATTGAAAATAATTTTTATTATAAACAAAAGATCAATAATATTAAAATTGAAGATAATGCAAAAAAACTTTTAAGAGTTTATAAAGAATTGGTTAAGGGCTAA
- a CDS encoding phosphoribosyltransferase, with the protein MMKCVTLYIENVKKDCFKLAGEIEKTNFKPDCVIYIKSGGYLVGKELADYFDIQLRGIRISREGNRVKLKLSFILNKLPQFVRVALRVLEFKSGIHKMKSNRFVTEVDNNLIKGKNVLLVDDSIDTGNTIITAIDFLKKSYGNNINMKVAGLNKFRLSEELVHTDYYIHEDSLIICPWSKDSKEYVEFNKVYNFGGNNV; encoded by the coding sequence ATGATGAAGTGTGTAACCTTATATATAGAAAATGTAAAAAAAGATTGTTTCAAATTAGCAGGCGAAATTGAAAAGACTAATTTTAAACCAGACTGTGTTATTTATATAAAATCAGGTGGATATCTAGTTGGTAAGGAATTAGCTGATTATTTTGACATTCAGTTAAGAGGAATTAGAATTTCAAGAGAAGGAAACCGTGTTAAATTAAAGTTAAGCTTTATATTAAACAAACTGCCTCAATTTGTTAGGGTAGCTTTACGGGTATTAGAGTTTAAATCTGGCATTCATAAAATGAAGAGTAATAGATTTGTTACAGAAGTGGACAATAACTTAATAAAGGGTAAAAATGTACTATTAGTTGATGATTCCATAGATACAGGCAATACAATTATTACTGCAATAGATTTTTTGAAAAAATCTTATGGAAATAATATAAATATGAAGGTAGCTGGATTAAATAAGTTTAGGTTAAGTGAAGAATTGGTTCATACAGATTATTATATTCATGAAGATAGTCTCATAATTTGTCCTTGGTCTAAGGATTCTAAGGAATATGTGGAATTCAATAAGGTGTACAATTTTGGTGGTAATAATGTGTGA
- a CDS encoding glycosyltransferase yields the protein MKKIIFSEAHEIDSVFKLGDHHYAQLFSQNNFNVLWLNPIYNYMTFIKDRKSYNSRKRFHGKKLVTYKKNFFVYSPYSLFLYGNYPLFKNKIFSKLSINCTIPSIEKVIRNNNFTDVDILWISNPKYYYLAKRIKYKKLFYRCADDLSKFPATCSSMVELENKIIKEADKVFVTSHDLINRKKNMRKDFIYLPNGVQLENFQRKKYKLPNEFENTSVKKVIYIGAIDSWFDVSIIKYCAEKLHNINFYLIGNYIIDLSILKEIKNVFILGKRAYEDIPNYLYYSDIGIIPFKVNSLTDSISPIKLYEYMSVGLNVVCSNLKEMKYINSPAYIAKNNDEFCTCIEKAIKNRDKEIDRNIQFAKQNTWKKRFEEIQKYIGE from the coding sequence ATGAAAAAAATTATATTTTCTGAAGCACATGAAATAGATAGTGTCTTTAAATTAGGAGATCATCATTATGCACAATTATTTTCACAAAATAATTTCAATGTTTTATGGTTAAATCCTATATATAACTATATGACATTTATTAAAGATAGAAAATCATATAATAGCAGAAAAAGATTTCATGGTAAAAAACTTGTTACTTATAAAAAAAACTTTTTTGTTTATTCGCCATATAGTTTATTTTTATATGGTAATTATCCATTATTTAAAAATAAGATTTTTAGTAAATTAAGCATAAATTGTACTATACCGAGCATAGAAAAAGTTATTAGAAATAATAATTTTACAGATGTAGATATTCTATGGATTTCCAATCCTAAATACTATTATTTAGCAAAAAGAATTAAGTATAAAAAGTTATTTTATAGATGTGCAGATGATTTATCTAAATTTCCAGCAACTTGTAGCAGTATGGTGGAATTAGAAAATAAAATTATTAAGGAAGCCGACAAGGTATTTGTTACTTCTCATGACTTAATTAATAGAAAGAAAAATATGAGAAAAGATTTTATATATTTGCCTAATGGAGTGCAGCTTGAAAATTTTCAAAGAAAAAAATATAAATTACCAAATGAGTTCGAAAATACAAGCGTTAAAAAAGTTATTTACATTGGAGCTATTGATAGTTGGTTTGACGTTAGCATCATAAAGTATTGTGCTGAAAAGCTCCATAATATAAATTTTTATTTGATAGGTAATTATATAATTGATTTATCTATTTTAAAAGAAATAAAGAATGTTTTTATTTTAGGAAAACGAGCATATGAAGATATTCCTAATTATTTGTATTATAGCGATATAGGAATAATACCTTTTAAGGTAAACAGTCTTACAGATTCAATATCACCAATAAAACTTTATGAATATATGAGTGTAGGTCTTAATGTAGTTTGCTCAAATTTAAAGGAGATGAAATATATAAATAGTCCAGCATATATTGCCAAAAACAATGATGAATTCTGCACCTGTATTGAGAAGGCCATTAAAAATAGAGATAAAGAAATAGATAGAAATATCCAGTTCGCAAAACAAAATACTTGGAAGAAAAGATTTGAAGAAATTCAAAAATATATAGGGGAATAA
- a CDS encoding glycosyltransferase family 2 protein → MCEVSVIIPYYNSKETVIRALESVINQTYKDLEIILIDDGSIDDSHNIVDEFIKSNLKYKIMNLYQKNSGPSKARNEGIKNSKGEYIAFLDSDDEWCPEKLNEQLHIIKKYNADLVGCNYNIMLKNNEIRKFITKEKVKRVSFIQCLFKHYFNMSTAVVRKNVILAVGLFPENQRYMEDAYVFKLINRKYDCYVLEKKLVNFYKYLYGDSGLSSCLREMEKHEILNFKQFRKENYKYEKKINLFLFVVIIAFSYFKYVRRVLIVKLRRKVKR, encoded by the coding sequence ATGTGTGAAGTTAGTGTAATAATACCATATTATAATAGTAAAGAAACTGTAATTAGAGCTTTAGAATCTGTTATTAATCAAACTTATAAGGATTTAGAAATTATATTAATTGATGATGGCTCAATAGATGATTCACATAACATAGTAGATGAGTTTATTAAGTCTAACTTAAAATATAAAATAATGAATTTGTATCAAAAGAATTCTGGACCATCTAAAGCAAGGAATGAGGGGATTAAAAATTCTAAAGGAGAATATATAGCATTTTTAGATTCAGATGATGAATGGTGCCCTGAAAAATTAAATGAACAGCTTCATATTATAAAAAAATATAATGCTGATTTGGTTGGATGTAATTATAATATTATGTTAAAAAATAATGAAATCCGAAAGTTTATAACAAAAGAAAAAGTTAAAAGAGTTTCTTTTATACAATGTCTCTTTAAACATTATTTTAATATGTCTACTGCTGTAGTAAGGAAAAATGTGATTTTAGCTGTAGGATTATTTCCAGAAAATCAAAGATATATGGAGGATGCTTATGTCTTTAAGCTTATTAACAGAAAATATGATTGTTACGTATTAGAAAAAAAATTAGTCAACTTCTATAAATACTTATATGGGGATAGTGGATTATCATCTTGTTTAAGAGAGATGGAGAAACATGAAATATTAAATTTCAAACAATTTAGAAAAGAAAATTATAAATATGAGAAAAAAATAAATTTATTTTTATTTGTAGTAATAATAGCCTTTTCTTATTTCAAATATGTAAGAAGAGTATTAATTGTAAAATTAAGAAGAAAGGTGAAAAGATGA
- a CDS encoding alginate lyase family protein, protein MKNRKLEKLKNMTVKIILKKVLRKINKKIYYSYRKVRIKNNKITLRNSLFYDFTPNCKFLYDIGKKEHYILELNNLLANDSIIILANKICNHEFNLLGSSDKYLGKEIHWNDDFKTGFKWENKFYKDIKIVDLYNNADVKLPWELSRFQHIFTIGKAYWITNDKKYALEFKAEVEDWIEKNPVEMSVNWTCTMDVAIRAVNLICGYFFFQKSSCIDYKFWSEFNKSLYLHGRFIYINLENEGQYNTNHYLADLAGLIWLGIYFQNFSVQDNEKKNNPKDWLEFGILEFEKEMKKEVNEDGTDYEASTSYHRLVTEIFLITTGLCNKNNINFSKEYIKKLEKMCEFIMDITKSNGLSPIIGDADDGRLLVLSNYEEWNKRDFNHVLGISGEYFNRDDFRAMGNEYKEDALWIMGYYKFKNKVIHLKSKAYSNGGYYILKNKRTYCIIRCGELSCRGEGGHSHNDQLSFELNVDGEDFIIDPGTYVYTSDYKMRNMFRSTRMHSTLCIDNLEQNDFDECDLFNMREQSFGKCKLFNDTTFCGEHYGYKEKYGLLHERKINLLNDKLVIEDNIIGRKACNMVCLNFILDSGVEINEKDNGIELNKMEKRIFLEFNNKYSICDAFVSYGYGQRLHSKKIEIEINDIKNITKIIYS, encoded by the coding sequence ATGAAAAATAGAAAATTAGAAAAATTAAAAAATATGACAGTAAAAATAATATTAAAAAAAGTATTAAGAAAAATAAATAAAAAAATTTATTATAGTTATAGAAAGGTAAGGATTAAGAATAATAAAATTACATTAAGAAATTCTCTTTTTTATGATTTCACTCCAAACTGCAAATTTTTATATGATATAGGTAAAAAAGAACACTATATATTAGAATTGAATAATTTATTAGCAAATGATTCAATAATTATATTGGCTAATAAAATATGTAATCATGAATTTAATCTCCTTGGTTCTAGTGATAAATATTTAGGAAAAGAAATACATTGGAATGATGATTTTAAAACAGGGTTTAAGTGGGAGAATAAGTTTTATAAAGATATAAAAATAGTTGATTTATATAATAATGCAGATGTTAAGCTGCCATGGGAACTTTCAAGATTTCAGCATATATTTACCATTGGAAAAGCTTATTGGATAACTAATGATAAAAAGTATGCTTTGGAATTTAAAGCAGAAGTAGAAGATTGGATTGAAAAAAATCCAGTTGAAATGTCTGTAAATTGGACATGTACTATGGATGTGGCTATAAGAGCAGTGAATTTAATTTGTGGTTACTTCTTCTTTCAAAAGTCGAGTTGCATTGATTATAAGTTTTGGAGTGAATTTAATAAGTCATTATACCTTCATGGTAGATTTATATATATAAATCTTGAAAATGAAGGACAGTATAACACTAATCACTACCTAGCAGATTTAGCTGGATTAATATGGCTTGGAATATATTTTCAGAATTTCAGTGTACAAGATAATGAAAAGAAAAATAACCCTAAAGATTGGCTTGAATTTGGGATTTTAGAGTTTGAAAAAGAAATGAAGAAAGAAGTTAATGAAGATGGAACAGATTATGAAGCATCTACATCTTATCATAGACTTGTAACAGAAATATTTTTAATTACAACTGGATTGTGTAATAAAAACAATATAAATTTCTCAAAAGAATATATTAAAAAACTTGAAAAAATGTGTGAATTTATAATGGATATAACAAAATCTAATGGTCTTTCTCCTATAATAGGTGATGCTGATGATGGAAGACTGTTGGTATTATCTAATTATGAAGAATGGAATAAAAGAGATTTTAATCATGTTTTGGGAATTTCAGGAGAGTATTTTAATAGAGACGATTTTAGGGCTATGGGGAATGAATATAAGGAAGATGCCCTATGGATAATGGGGTATTACAAATTCAAAAACAAAGTAATACATCTAAAATCAAAAGCATATTCTAATGGAGGGTACTACATATTAAAAAATAAGAGGACTTATTGCATCATCAGATGTGGAGAATTGTCTTGTAGAGGCGAAGGAGGTCATAGTCATAATGACCAACTTAGTTTTGAACTAAATGTAGATGGAGAAGACTTTATAATAGATCCAGGAACCTATGTCTACACATCTGATTATAAAATGAGAAATATGTTCAGAAGTACTAGAATGCATAGCACTCTTTGCATTGATAATTTAGAACAGAATGATTTTGATGAATGTGATTTATTTAATATGAGAGAACAGAGTTTTGGGAAATGTAAATTGTTTAATGATACAACATTTTGTGGTGAACACTATGGGTACAAAGAAAAGTATGGTCTGCTGCACGAAAGAAAAATTAATTTGTTAAATGATAAGTTGGTTATTGAGGATAATATTATAGGAAGAAAAGCTTGCAATATGGTGTGTTTGAATTTCATATTGGATAGTGGTGTAGAAATTAATGAAAAAGATAATGGTATAGAACTAAATAAAATGGAGAAGAGAATATTCTTAGAGTTTAATAATAAATATTCAATTTGTGATGCCTTTGTTTCTTATGGGTATGGACAAAGATTACACAGCAAGAAGATAGAGATTGAAATAAATGATATTAAGAATATTACAAAAATAATTTATAGTTAA
- a CDS encoding PHP domain-containing protein: protein MREYRYIFHVHTEYSPDSDVNLNKLYMSLKKNNIFGIAITDHNTIEGAVKFKKIYGQDIDVIIGEEIMTTEGEIIGLFLNENIEKGLTSRETIKKIRDQNGLIYVPHPFDKKRQKTCLSEDIISEYSNYIDIIEVFNGRCIGKYDIDQAVLLNNRLNKLGIVGSDAHSYYELKFNHMILNNRVTKENIKSELMNLKVSNKKSNKIIHQYTKFIKIKKLILKGKYDEVCNLIYRKCKKRLFQISRRN, encoded by the coding sequence ATGAGAGAATATAGGTATATATTTCATGTTCATACTGAGTATTCACCTGATAGTGATGTTAATTTAAATAAGTTATATATGAGTTTAAAGAAAAATAATATATTTGGAATAGCAATAACTGATCATAATACAATAGAAGGTGCAGTTAAATTTAAGAAAATATATGGACAAGATATAGATGTTATAATAGGCGAAGAAATAATGACAACTGAAGGAGAAATAATCGGATTATTTTTAAATGAAAATATTGAAAAAGGGTTAACTTCAAGGGAAACAATAAAAAAGATAAGAGATCAAAATGGATTAATATATGTGCCACATCCTTTTGATAAGAAAAGGCAAAAGACTTGCTTAAGTGAAGATATTATAAGCGAATATTCTAATTATATCGATATTATAGAAGTGTTTAATGGAAGATGTATAGGGAAATACGATATAGATCAAGCTGTCTTATTAAATAATAGACTTAATAAACTAGGCATAGTAGGCAGCGATGCCCATAGTTATTATGAACTTAAATTTAATCATATGATTTTAAATAACAGAGTAACAAAAGAGAATATAAAAAGTGAACTTATGAATTTAAAAGTTTCAAATAAAAAAAGTAATAAAATTATACACCAATATACAAAGTTCATCAAAATAAAGAAATTAATATTGAAAGGTAAATATGATGAAGTGTGTAACCTTATATATAGAAAATGTAAAAAAAGATTGTTTCAAATTAGCAGGCGAAATTGA